Below is a genomic region from Sneathia vaginalis.
TTCAATTTAGATGTCAGAAAGATAAATTTGAAATGGAAGGTTTTTATGACGGAAAAAGAAAAAATGCTTCATCATAAAATGTATGATGCCAATTATGATGAGGAACTAAAGATGGATAGGATAAAGTGTAAAGTGCTTTGCCAGAAATATAATAATCTTCCAGTGGACGATTTTGATGCGAGGGAAAGTCTTATAAAAGAAATTATCGGAAAGACTGGAGACTCCATTCTTATTGAGCCTGACTTCTGGTGTGACTATGGATGGAATATAGAAGTTGGAGAGAATTTTTATGCAAATCATGGTCTTGTGATTTTGGATGCTGGGAAGGTTATATTCGGGAACAATGTCTTTATTGCTCCTTACTGCGGATTTCATACATCAGGTCATCCGATAGATTATGAAAGAAGAAATCAGGGTTTTGAATATGCATATTCGATAACTGTCGGAGATAATGTATGGTTTGGCGCAGGTGTTCAAGTTATGCCAGGGGTTACTATCGGGAATAACGTTGTAATTGGTGGTGGAAGTATAGTTGTCAAAGATATTCCAGATAACTCTGTGGCTGTCGGGAATCCATGTAAGGTAATACGTACGATTACAGAGGAAGATAAGATTAGAAATTGGGATATATGATTGACGTTTTTCAGTTATCAATATTTCTAAAAGGAGGAAAACGGCTGAGAAAGGATAGCTTCTTGATAGTGGAGATCTTCCAATGTTCCCTGATGATATGAAATTCATTGATGAGTTTCTATACGGAGAGTTTGTTTATTAAAGTCTTAAGGAAATTAGCTAGTATTTGAATACTAAATATTCAAAAGAAACTAAATAGCACTTAAGAACCTCGCGACTTCAGTCGTGAGAGGTTCAGAGAGGTAAATAAATAATGGATAAAGATAAGATGGTATTGCAGAATACAAATGTGGGAAAAGATAATCATCGGTTTGATGATATTGTTAAGATTATTGAAGGCGTAAAGGATCGTGCTTATAGAAAAGTCAATGAAGAACTGATTTTGATGTATCAGGAAGTGGGAAAGTATATAAGTGAGAAAAGTAAAGAAACAAGTTATGGATCAAATTTTGTGGAAAATGTTGCTGATTTTTTTTCTGAGAACTATCCTGATCTAAAAGGGTTTAACCGTAGAGGACTCTATAGAATGAAGCAATTCTATGAGTTATATAAGGATGATTAAAAAGTGTCAACACTGTTGACACAATTGAACTGGTCTAATCACTTAAAAATAATGTCTGGTTCAAAAAGCAAAGAAGAAAGAGAATTTTATCTCAACTTAGCTGTAAAAGAAAATTTAACACATGTGAATTAGTAAGACAGATGGATAGTGGTTATTATGAGAGATATATGCTTTCTAATGGTGAGAGGTTGCCTGCTATACAAAAAGCAAAGCAAGAAACACATAATTTGTTTATGGATAGCTATGTGTTGGAATTTTTTGATGCTAGATTTTAATATATCTACAACATTTTTAATTATTTAAAACTGTCAAACTCGGGAAAAGTTTACTAAAAAACAATAAAATTATATTTGAAAAAAACAAAAAATAATTATAGACCATTTATATATAGAGGATAGTAAATGTGCCGCTATCGCCCTTGCAGAAATGTAGGTATGGAGAAGTGGAAAAAGGCAGACCCACCTATATATGATAAAAATGATTGCAATCTAAAAGCACCCTTAGGGGTGTTTTTTAGTTAATTAGGGAGGTATAAATAATATTAAATAAAGACTTAATAAGGCAAATATTACTGTATATTGAAGAAAACGGAAACGACAAAATGCTAGTGTACAATATTGAAATTGATATATATACAGATGAATAGATTAAGTACTATTTTAAGCGATTGCTAGAAGCTGTATAGGTAAGAAAGTCCTTGTCTATTAGTTAATTTTTCTATGGTATAGTACATGAAATCACCCCACAAAAAAGGAAAGTACTTTCAAAAAAAATGCATAATGTTTATGCATGCTCGTTAGTATTTTGATCCTCTAATTTTGGAAAAATTTACGATAAATAAAAAATTTGACAATTAAAAAAAACAAGGTATACTCTTAATAAGAGTGCACGGGCACAAGGAGATGAATAATGGTTACAATTAAAGAAATCGCTAAAAAAGCTGGGGTTTCCAGAGGAACAGTTGATAGAGTGATAAATAATAGAGGTTCGGTTAAAAGTGAGACTAAAGAAAAAATATTAAAAATACTTGAAAAAGAAAATTATAAGCCTAATATATTTGGGAAAATGTTGGCTAATAATAAATATAGTAAAAAAATGATAGGTGTAATACTAAATTCAAAAGGAAATCCATTTTATGACCAAGTTATAAACGGTATTGAAAATAAGAAAGAAGTTTTAGAAAATTTTGGTTTTGAATTATTATATGAATTAAAAAAAGGATATGATGTAAAAGATCAAATTAATGCAATTGACAAAATGATTTTAAATGAAGTACAAGGTCTTATTATAACACCTATAGATGATAAAAAAGTGATTAATAGATTACAAGAAATAAGTAAAAAATCTATTCCAGTTATTAATTTAAATATAGATATTGATAATGCTGATAAGTTAGCATATATAGGATCTGATTACAAAAAAACTGGAAATGTTGCTGGTGCGTTATTTAATATTTTTTCAACAAAAAAAATATATAAATTACTTGTTGTAACTGGTTCTAAATTGGTGTCTGGACATAGAAATCGAATAAATGGACTAAAAGAATATTTAGAAAAAAATGATAATGGCATTCAAATTATAGATATTATAGAAAATGAAGATAATGATGATAAGTCATATAAAATGATTAATCAGTATATTCAAAAAAATAAG
It encodes:
- a CDS encoding sugar O-acetyltransferase: MTEKEKMLHHKMYDANYDEELKMDRIKCKVLCQKYNNLPVDDFDARESLIKEIIGKTGDSILIEPDFWCDYGWNIEVGENFYANHGLVILDAGKVIFGNNVFIAPYCGFHTSGHPIDYERRNQGFEYAYSITVGDNVWFGAGVQVMPGVTIGNNVVIGGGSIVVKDIPDNSVAVGNPCKVIRTITEEDKIRNWDI
- a CDS encoding DUF1016 N-terminal domain-containing protein; amino-acid sequence: MDKDKMVLQNTNVGKDNHRFDDIVKIIEGVKDRAYRKVNEELILMYQEVGKYISEKSKETSYGSNFVENVADFFSENYPDLKGFNRRGLYRMKQFYELYKDD
- a CDS encoding LacI family DNA-binding transcriptional regulator, which encodes MVTIKEIAKKAGVSRGTVDRVINNRGSVKSETKEKILKILEKENYKPNIFGKMLANNKYSKKMIGVILNSKGNPFYDQVINGIENKKEVLENFGFELLYELKKGYDVKDQINAIDKMILNEVQGLIITPIDDKKVINRLQEISKKSIPVINLNIDIDNADKLAYIGSDYKKTGNVAGALFNIFSTKKIYKLLVVTGSKLVSGHRNRINGLKEYLEKNDNGIQIIDIIENEDNDDKSYKMINQYIQKNKDFDGVFFSAGGIEGGIKALEKNHILDKINIITVDLIPIVEEYIKKDKISATICQEPFKQGQLAVEVLLEYLIMNKVPINKRIIMTTEIKIKENL